A region of Allocoleopsis franciscana PCC 7113 DNA encodes the following proteins:
- a CDS encoding Cas10/Cmr2 second palm domain-containing protein, which translates to MALVPVTQAFSPFVVHLYGGTSVKKLDKVNDANGELRKILFDDRKLRRHSEQYDIPLDVDDLGRSENESSYIAVVHIDGNRMGKRFEDYGKSQSDNREFIMAMRKLSWGVSEASSQALEAVGHAVIKLVDEEKFEIKNNYLPFRPIVYGGDDVTFVCDGRLGLSLAVKFLEKFEEFTQDLPDGEGKATACAGIAIVKTHYPFSRAYALSEALCTQAKQWMKQETQNYEKPLFSALDWHIAASGLLGSIGEIRDREYRVQIPELDKPASLTMRPMRSHPYKNEWRTWAGFSKAVNDFKTHEDWKDRRNKIMALREVLRQGKKATAQFRQAYCLERLPVFPEANPNLSKEGWCTYGENKEICGYFDAIEAMNFYTPLEE; encoded by the coding sequence ATGGCTCTAGTTCCCGTCACTCAAGCTTTTTCTCCCTTTGTAGTTCATCTGTACGGGGGAACTTCCGTTAAAAAGCTGGATAAAGTTAATGACGCTAATGGGGAATTGAGAAAAATACTATTTGATGATCGCAAACTGAGAAGGCATAGCGAACAGTATGATATCCCACTGGATGTTGACGATTTAGGGCGGTCAGAAAACGAAAGCAGCTATATTGCTGTGGTTCATATTGATGGCAATCGAATGGGTAAACGATTTGAGGACTATGGAAAAAGCCAATCTGATAACAGAGAATTTATCATGGCAATGCGTAAGCTTTCTTGGGGAGTCAGTGAAGCTAGTAGCCAAGCATTGGAAGCTGTTGGTCATGCAGTTATTAAGTTAGTTGATGAAGAGAAATTTGAGATTAAAAATAACTACTTACCATTTCGCCCAATTGTCTATGGTGGTGATGATGTTACTTTTGTGTGTGATGGACGACTGGGTTTATCCTTAGCAGTTAAGTTCTTAGAAAAATTTGAGGAATTCACCCAAGATTTACCTGATGGAGAAGGTAAAGCAACAGCTTGTGCAGGAATTGCGATTGTTAAAACTCACTATCCTTTTTCACGAGCTTATGCGTTGAGTGAAGCATTATGCACTCAAGCTAAACAATGGATGAAACAAGAAACACAGAACTATGAAAAACCATTGTTTTCTGCTCTTGATTGGCATATTGCAGCTAGCGGTCTTTTGGGAAGTATTGGTGAAATCCGTGATCGCGAGTACCGCGTCCAAATTCCCGAACTCGATAAACCTGCTTCTTTGACCATGCGACCAATGCGATCGCACCCCTACAAAAACGAATGGCGTACTTGGGCTGGCTTTTCTAAGGCAGTTAATGATTTTAAAACACATGAGGACTGGAAGGATCGTCGCAATAAAATCATGGCACTACGCGAAGTATTACGACAAGGCAAGAAAGCAACAGCGCAATTTAGACAAGCTTACTGTTTAGAGAGACTACCAGTTTTCCCCGAAGCAAACCCTAATCTTTCAAAAGAAGGTTGGTGTACGTATGGTGAAAATAAAGAGATTTGTGGTTATTTTGACGCGATTGAAGCGATGAATTTTTACACTCCTCTAGAAGAATAA
- a CDS encoding RAMP superfamily CRISPR-associated protein: protein MSTYTLKIKLLSDTTFGRGDGVAGLVDQEVEHDCYGFPYLRGRTLKGLLSEECDNLIAVLSDDNQRQHWQAIADRLFGVPGSTLDTQAKIHVGDACLPSDLRGAIAAQLDSEQEKKRKNPKYKPALSSTDILESLTTIRRQTAIAPENGAPAEHSLRSARVILRELPFESKLLFETELNKDSEDDQDMLALLAVGTLALRRIGSGRNRGRGHVQYSLYNYSNELTKDMDSIQRFGRIR, encoded by the coding sequence ATGAGTACCTACACCCTCAAAATCAAGCTTCTAAGCGATACTACCTTTGGACGTGGTGATGGAGTAGCGGGTTTGGTTGACCAAGAGGTAGAACACGATTGCTATGGATTTCCCTATTTACGGGGACGCACTCTTAAGGGTTTGCTGAGTGAAGAATGCGATAACTTAATAGCTGTGTTATCAGATGATAATCAGCGTCAGCACTGGCAAGCAATTGCTGATCGTTTATTTGGTGTACCGGGAAGCACCCTTGATACTCAAGCAAAAATCCATGTTGGAGATGCCTGTTTGCCCAGTGACTTACGAGGGGCGATCGCAGCACAGCTAGATTCAGAGCAGGAAAAAAAGCGAAAGAACCCCAAATACAAACCTGCTCTAAGTTCCACAGATATTCTGGAATCTCTCACTACAATTCGCCGTCAGACAGCTATCGCTCCAGAAAACGGTGCACCTGCTGAACATAGCTTGCGTTCAGCCCGCGTAATTCTACGAGAATTACCTTTTGAGTCAAAACTTTTATTTGAAACTGAACTAAACAAAGATTCTGAAGATGACCAGGATATGCTGGCACTCTTAGCAGTGGGTACATTAGCACTGCGACGGATTGGAAGTGGACGCAATCGAGGTCGAGGTCACGTACAGTATAGCCTGTATAACTATAGCAATGAGCTAACAAAAGATATGGATTCTATCCAGCGCTTTGGGAGAATTAGATGA
- a CDS encoding RAMP superfamily CRISPR-associated protein — MKAVTFLLHTQQPILATSLQGDPNSDVSYPYIPGSMIRGVLISRYLNALKRHGLQETDDILDTQRFPDVTRLFFDDEKTRYLNAYPTGINRKRTLPVPRSWYKDKGVEFSETEDKKVKVYDFSKIPVDEREEDLSPKLLDEKLCTVDDEDVLLYKVKRRINIHNQRDRKKGRGTEGNGAVFSYDAIDAKQTFHAVVLCDSENDKSIIESLLQPQDIWLGGSQSAGYGHTIIELVQNNGDWHETGVPIEERIKRNEDLTITLLSDTIVRNDCGQVVADPEVLCQLLSKVLAVDIQFKKIKYRNESGEEKEIEDGIYTSSTIVGGFNRKWGLPLPQIPALAAGSVFVVNKVELDLQKIKTLEEHGIGERKVDGFGRFVVNWLDDEQTEYNAKLPQSEARAVSTTEPLAPASLKIATNIATRIVRKKLDELLSKQISSIELLKKDKISNSQLARLMIVTRKALSELDIENEKPEAERKTILELAKPVRDLLSNLPSNARNQFESIRLSTGERLDEKIQNWLDSPDSWLNNSWRSDSQTKSFMTSGKPTVSIAGVPQGFDNYVALEYSLRLIMAVAKKTIKEKSND, encoded by the coding sequence ATGAAAGCAGTTACTTTTTTATTACATACTCAGCAACCAATTCTTGCTACATCTCTTCAGGGAGATCCAAACAGTGATGTATCTTATCCCTATATACCCGGTAGCATGATTCGTGGAGTACTGATTAGTCGCTATCTCAACGCTCTCAAGCGTCATGGACTACAAGAAACTGATGACATTCTAGATACTCAGCGTTTCCCAGACGTAACTCGATTGTTTTTTGACGATGAGAAAACCCGTTATTTGAATGCTTATCCTACTGGTATCAACCGCAAACGAACTTTACCTGTACCGCGTTCTTGGTACAAGGATAAAGGGGTGGAATTTTCTGAAACAGAAGATAAAAAGGTAAAGGTATATGATTTCAGCAAGATTCCCGTTGATGAGCGAGAGGAAGACTTATCTCCAAAGTTGTTAGATGAAAAATTATGTACAGTAGACGATGAAGATGTACTTTTGTACAAAGTTAAACGACGGATCAATATTCACAATCAAAGAGATCGCAAAAAAGGCAGAGGCACAGAGGGGAACGGCGCTGTATTTTCCTACGATGCCATAGATGCAAAACAGACATTTCATGCAGTTGTATTATGTGACTCTGAAAACGATAAAAGCATTATTGAATCTTTACTGCAACCACAAGATATTTGGTTAGGTGGTTCCCAAAGTGCAGGTTATGGTCACACCATAATAGAGCTAGTTCAAAATAATGGTGATTGGCACGAAACAGGGGTTCCTATTGAAGAGCGAATAAAACGAAATGAAGATTTAACGATTACACTCCTCAGTGATACGATTGTACGCAATGACTGCGGACAAGTAGTGGCCGATCCAGAAGTATTATGTCAGTTACTTTCAAAAGTTCTAGCTGTCGATATTCAGTTCAAAAAAATTAAATATAGAAATGAATCTGGAGAAGAAAAAGAAATAGAAGATGGCATTTATACTAGTAGTACGATTGTTGGAGGATTCAATCGTAAATGGGGACTACCTTTACCTCAAATTCCAGCTTTGGCAGCAGGAAGTGTATTTGTTGTTAACAAAGTTGAGCTAGATTTACAAAAAATTAAAACACTTGAAGAACACGGGATTGGAGAGCGTAAAGTAGATGGTTTTGGACGATTTGTTGTAAATTGGTTAGATGATGAACAGACCGAATATAATGCCAAACTGCCACAGTCAGAAGCTAGAGCGGTTAGCACCACTGAACCATTAGCACCAGCATCATTAAAAATTGCTACAAATATAGCTACTAGAATAGTACGGAAAAAACTTGACGAACTGCTGTCAAAGCAAATTAGTAGTATCGAATTGCTCAAGAAAGATAAAATTTCCAATAGTCAACTTGCTCGGTTAATGATTGTAACGAGAAAAGCATTATCTGAGCTTGATATCGAGAATGAGAAGCCGGAAGCTGAACGTAAGACTATTCTAGAACTAGCCAAGCCTGTGCGCGATTTACTAAGCAATTTGCCGTCTAATGCTCGCAATCAATTTGAGAGTATCAGACTAAGTACAGGTGAAAGACTGGATGAGAAAATCCAGAATTGGCTAGATTCTCCAGATAGCTGGCTTAATAACTCTTGGCGTAGCGATTCACAAACTAAAAGTTTTATGACTTCTGGTAAACCAACTGTGAGCATTGCTGGTGTACCGCAAGGTTTTGATAATTATGTAGCACTAGAATACTCACTCCGCTTGATTATGGCAGTTGCGAAAAAGACGATAAAGGAGAAAAGTAATGACTGA
- a CDS encoding RAMP superfamily CRISPR-associated protein — MTERRHKSNRHIIKRIIVRGTLVLDTPTCLGNGDADSPTDLPLLRDSISNHALLTGSSIAGALRNYLRECNKGYNVSDRRHDLTTKLFGDLFAYENEKTLTEAEKIELRSNDTQSSLIINDALSVAPIKAELRDGVKINSVTRTAQDKAKYDLELLEAGTQFPLCLELLIDKETDEAELVKAIALALHGLESSNRSKSGEICIGMKKRRGFGRCYVENWQVWQFNLQDPKERINWLNFEHWSTGLLSDYPTHQSIATALGVSLDEEEDRRDRFLIHATFKLVGSLLIRSGQDTPGLAPDVVHLKSHRPGETDPVPVLSGTSLAGVLRHRAERIINTLNKPTTIIDEIFGFDFSKDKSKEAKASRLVVGESIVKDTADLVQTRIAIDRFTGGTYQGALFQEQPIFGQGDDNLKIELELRDPKNYEIGLLLLLLKDLWTQDLPVGGASSVGRGRLQGKTATLTRYEFDKNKNKMQPQTWHISQPDLNEQKLDVSKDDQKEMENYVQSLADYCIQ; from the coding sequence ATGACTGAAAGGCGTCATAAGTCAAATCGTCATATTATCAAGCGAATTATTGTACGCGGCACTCTGGTATTAGATACTCCTACCTGCTTGGGAAACGGTGACGCAGATAGTCCAACGGATTTGCCATTGTTACGGGATAGCATCAGTAACCATGCCTTACTGACAGGTTCATCTATTGCTGGAGCTTTACGCAATTATCTGCGAGAGTGCAATAAAGGATATAACGTGAGCGATCGCCGTCATGACCTCACTACAAAACTGTTCGGCGATTTGTTTGCTTACGAGAATGAAAAGACTCTGACAGAAGCAGAAAAGATAGAGCTAAGGAGCAATGACACCCAAAGCTCTTTAATCATCAACGATGCTCTCAGCGTTGCTCCCATTAAGGCTGAATTGAGGGATGGTGTCAAAATTAATAGCGTAACCCGTACAGCACAAGATAAAGCGAAGTATGACTTGGAATTGTTAGAAGCAGGAACCCAGTTTCCTCTCTGCTTAGAATTGCTGATTGATAAGGAGACTGATGAAGCTGAACTGGTCAAAGCGATCGCGTTAGCACTACATGGCTTGGAATCTAGTAACCGTTCAAAAAGCGGCGAAATTTGCATCGGGATGAAAAAGCGGCGTGGCTTTGGTCGCTGCTATGTCGAAAACTGGCAAGTTTGGCAATTCAACCTGCAAGATCCTAAAGAACGAATAAACTGGTTGAATTTTGAGCATTGGTCTACAGGTTTATTATCTGATTACCCGACACATCAATCTATTGCTACTGCTCTTGGGGTGTCTTTAGATGAAGAGGAAGATAGGCGCGATCGCTTCCTCATCCATGCCACTTTCAAATTAGTGGGTTCTCTCCTAATCCGTTCCGGTCAAGATACACCTGGACTAGCACCTGATGTGGTTCATTTAAAGTCTCATCGACCTGGTGAAACAGATCCAGTCCCCGTATTATCTGGTACCAGTTTAGCAGGAGTGCTGCGTCATAGAGCCGAGCGAATTATCAATACTCTAAACAAACCAACAACCATTATTGATGAAATATTTGGTTTTGACTTTAGCAAGGATAAGAGTAAGGAAGCAAAAGCTAGTCGCTTAGTTGTAGGAGAGAGCATTGTTAAAGATACAGCTGACCTAGTACAAACCCGTATTGCCATTGATCGGTTTACAGGTGGAACATATCAGGGAGCTTTGTTTCAAGAACAGCCTATTTTTGGTCAAGGTGATGACAATTTAAAAATAGAACTAGAATTGCGCGACCCAAAAAACTATGAAATTGGTTTACTTTTGCTGTTGCTGAAAGATTTGTGGACGCAGGATTTACCTGTAGGAGGTGCAAGTAGCGTTGGGCGGGGAAGGTTACAAGGAAAAACAGCAACATTAACTCGGTATGAATTTGATAAAAATAAAAATAAGATGCAGCCCCAAACTTGGCACATTTCTCAACCAGATTTAAATGAACAAAAGCTTGACGTGAGCAAGGACGACCAAAAGGAAATGGAAAACTATGTTCAATCCTTAGCAGACTATTGTATTCAGTGA
- a CDS encoding Uma2 family endonuclease, translating to MIANPQNHQKITVEEYLKWEQHQEFRHEYIDGEIMAMTGGTIPHNDIALNFYRALYSHLHHRGCRVNVSDVKVQANKSSRYFYPDLVVTCDPDDLKSRDFIQRPKIIVEVLSSSTANYDRTKKLKYYRQIPSLQEYVLVNSEEMAVEVYHRGEGKMWLYYEYESGELIALESIDFECAIEVLYEGVSFDKE from the coding sequence ATGATTGCTAATCCTCAAAACCATCAAAAAATTACGGTAGAAGAATACCTAAAATGGGAACAACACCAAGAATTTCGTCATGAATATATTGACGGCGAAATTATGGCTATGACAGGGGGAACTATTCCTCATAATGACATTGCCCTTAACTTCTACAGGGCTTTGTACTCTCATTTACATCACAGGGGCTGCCGAGTTAATGTATCGGATGTGAAAGTTCAGGCTAATAAAAGCAGTCGTTACTTCTATCCTGATTTAGTTGTTACTTGCGATCCTGATGACTTAAAATCCCGCGACTTTATTCAACGCCCTAAAATCATTGTTGAGGTTCTTTCTTCTAGTACAGCAAATTATGATCGCACAAAGAAACTAAAATATTATCGCCAAATTCCAAGCTTGCAAGAATATGTCTTAGTTAATTCAGAAGAAATGGCTGTTGAGGTTTATCATCGAGGCGAAGGAAAAATGTGGCTTTACTATGAGTATGAATCTGGAGAGTTAATCGCTTTAGAAAGTATTGATTTTGAGTGTGCGATTGAAGTTTTGTATGAAGGGGTTAGCTTTGATAAAGAGTGA
- the csx19 gene encoding type III-D CRISPR-associated protein Csx19 — MNKPRCQHLHFDKATDDLKSWLEIQAREYQLKNLLAHAEDGVIWGEFRGQNYELATSGEAFPQLTQLRFSTLQQCRTFGKNAEVMLWKVGQDDWKARSIQDSHLSEKDYIPEDQILWGTKAEKESNGFTLVSDGSQGLRHGVPLSNIRDKFKNGKRLLRLTVRHYIEYSCDGVARIYLSRVVNLFADKGS, encoded by the coding sequence ATGAATAAACCACGGTGTCAGCATTTACACTTTGATAAAGCTACAGATGACTTAAAAAGCTGGCTAGAAATACAAGCTAGAGAATATCAGCTAAAAAATTTATTAGCTCATGCAGAAGATGGCGTTATTTGGGGAGAGTTTAGAGGTCAAAACTACGAGCTAGCGACTTCTGGAGAAGCCTTTCCACAGCTAACTCAGTTGCGCTTCAGCACTCTACAACAGTGCCGCACTTTTGGCAAAAATGCTGAAGTGATGCTCTGGAAAGTTGGTCAAGACGATTGGAAAGCTCGTTCTATTCAGGATTCCCATCTATCAGAAAAAGACTATATCCCTGAAGATCAAATTCTTTGGGGAACTAAAGCCGAGAAGGAATCCAATGGATTTACTTTAGTTTCCGATGGCTCTCAAGGACTCAGACATGGTGTACCTCTATCTAATATTAGAGATAAATTTAAAAATGGTAAACGCCTTTTGCGTTTAACGGTTCGTCACTATATTGAATATAGCTGTGATGGGGTTGCTCGGATTTATCTGAGTCGGGTTGTGAATTTATTTGCTGATAAGGGGAGCTAG
- a CDS encoding TIGR03986 family type III CRISPR-associated RAMP protein, with the protein MNLKHISKIEDLNRIAVAPYNFVELPAKVVEAEQPLPSGNRYHPHEKVELPRHTGRIECTLTTKSKLYTRCGWSPEDFAKYGDTSFKDLPDELQQKRANFFINPATQQPIIPGSSIRGMLRTLVEIVSFSKIERVSDNQRLFFRAVTSNPKKESWGEEYKQYVSPKKVEAGYLKKDNQGWYIQPAKIIEKATFAWVRQADISLPGFINFDDDGYEPQYINVSYQNVAVDQTDRAKRLFAHNVELPDTHLKKGVFVTSGNMKQKEDDNSLRCNHCIVFPENEEVDPLPIDNIAIEHYRNALTDFQKKLPFDKDWGVLEKGRPVFYYHDGKSETVGFFGQSPNFRIPYSPEGNGHATTVADFIPPNLKKIVLIDLADAIFGWVKQDSENEKLPKDKKQRSGRVFITDAILEKSQIEKVKQSQQRQAQEILLSSPKLTTFQHYLVQPDADKSNLKHYASKPPTETEAGETVIRGHKLYWHKPCKIEVPKNSDTQTSLIKPIDSELQFTFDIYFENLSKVELGTFLWVLSLSSEKSQTLGTCKSDEKYCFSLGMGKPLGMGAVKIDYNLHLSKRNERYSRLFNDAQWKTGEEDQSQTAKEEEESVKTFEEYVLDRICCQDYPINKSREQLQHLKELPRIEMLLAMLQCNKIPDVDKTRYMRIEPKPSEYAERRVLPTPLDIRGIPDNRRFPDINH; encoded by the coding sequence ATGAATCTTAAGCATATTTCTAAAATTGAAGATCTAAACAGGATAGCTGTTGCACCTTATAACTTTGTAGAATTACCAGCAAAGGTTGTTGAAGCAGAGCAACCTTTGCCGAGTGGCAATCGATATCATCCTCATGAAAAGGTTGAATTACCGCGTCACACTGGCAGAATCGAATGCACTTTAACAACGAAATCTAAACTCTACACTCGTTGTGGTTGGAGTCCAGAAGATTTTGCCAAGTACGGAGATACATCATTTAAAGACTTGCCAGATGAGCTACAGCAAAAAAGAGCTAACTTTTTTATTAATCCAGCAACTCAGCAACCAATAATTCCTGGAAGTAGCATACGAGGAATGCTGCGAACTTTAGTAGAGATTGTTAGTTTTAGTAAGATTGAGCGAGTATCTGACAACCAACGCTTATTTTTCCGCGCAGTTACCTCAAATCCTAAGAAGGAGTCTTGGGGGGAAGAGTATAAACAGTATGTTTCTCCTAAAAAAGTTGAAGCAGGTTATCTGAAAAAAGATAATCAAGGTTGGTATATCCAACCTGCTAAAATTATCGAAAAAGCAACTTTTGCCTGGGTTAGGCAAGCTGATATAAGCTTGCCAGGATTTATAAATTTTGATGATGATGGTTATGAACCCCAGTATATTAATGTAAGCTATCAAAATGTAGCGGTAGATCAAACAGATAGAGCTAAACGATTATTTGCCCATAATGTCGAGTTGCCAGACACCCATCTTAAAAAAGGCGTGTTTGTCACAAGTGGAAACATGAAACAAAAAGAAGATGACAATTCACTTCGCTGTAACCACTGTATAGTTTTCCCTGAAAATGAAGAAGTAGATCCATTACCAATAGATAATATAGCAATTGAGCATTATCGCAATGCCTTGACTGATTTTCAGAAAAAATTACCTTTTGATAAAGATTGGGGAGTATTAGAAAAAGGTCGTCCAGTGTTTTACTATCATGACGGCAAGAGCGAAACAGTCGGATTTTTTGGTCAAAGTCCTAACTTTCGTATCCCTTATTCTCCTGAAGGTAATGGTCATGCAACAACTGTGGCAGATTTTATTCCACCAAATTTGAAAAAGATTGTGCTAATCGATTTAGCCGATGCAATCTTTGGTTGGGTAAAGCAAGACTCAGAAAACGAAAAGCTACCAAAAGACAAAAAGCAAAGATCGGGTCGAGTCTTTATCACTGATGCAATCCTTGAGAAAAGCCAAATAGAAAAAGTAAAGCAAAGTCAACAACGACAAGCTCAAGAAATTCTTCTATCCAGTCCAAAACTTACAACATTTCAGCATTATCTAGTTCAACCAGACGCAGACAAAAGCAACCTCAAGCACTATGCTAGTAAACCACCAACAGAAACCGAAGCAGGAGAAACTGTTATTCGCGGACATAAGCTGTACTGGCATAAACCCTGTAAAATTGAAGTTCCCAAAAATTCAGATACTCAAACTAGCCTAATTAAACCTATTGATTCGGAACTCCAGTTTACCTTTGATATTTACTTCGAGAATTTAAGCAAAGTTGAACTAGGTACATTTTTGTGGGTGCTAAGTCTCAGTAGTGAAAAATCACAAACATTAGGAACTTGTAAATCTGACGAAAAATACTGTTTTTCCCTGGGTATGGGTAAACCCCTAGGAATGGGAGCAGTAAAGATTGACTATAACTTGCATTTAAGCAAGCGTAACGAACGCTATAGCAGACTATTCAATGACGCTCAATGGAAAACTGGGGAAGAAGACCAATCTCAAACAGCTAAAGAAGAGGAAGAATCTGTAAAAACATTTGAGGAGTACGTGCTTGATAGGATTTGTTGTCAAGACTATCCAATAAATAAAAGTAGAGAACAATTGCAACATTTAAAAGAGTTGCCACGTATTGAAATGCTTTTGGCAATGCTACAGTGCAATAAAATTCCAGATGTAGATAAAACTCGATATATGAGAATTGAGCCTAAGCCAAGTGAGTACGCAGAACGTCGGGTTCTACCTACTCCATTGGATATTAGGGGAATACCAGATAATCGCAGATTTCCTGATATTAATCATTAG